The genomic interval TGCGTGCCGACGGGCAGCACCTCGGCGAACTGCTGCGACTGCGTGTCGGTCGCCGACCGTCCCGACAGCCGGTTGACGCGGATCGACCACCATCCGAAGCCGCGCCACATCACCGGCTGACGGATCTCGAACGCGTGCACACGGCCCGGCGGCAACGTCTCGGTGATCGTCGTGAACAGGCCGAACGTGATGCGCACGCCCGACGAGGTCGGGGCGATCGAGTACCGCAGCGACCGCGTGATCGAGCGGAACCAGTACGCACCGAAACCGATGATGGTCGGGACGATGGTGAAGAGCACCCAGGGCGTTCCGACGACCGCGCCGACGATGACGATCGTGATCAGCACGAGCAGCCCGATCGTGGCGCCCGACAGCAGGTGCGAGGCGATCAGCCGTCCCGGCGGGATGTGCACGACGGATGCCGGCTCTTCGACCGGCTGCTCGGCGCCATCGATCAGCCCGGTGAGGCCCGCGGTCACGGCCGCAGCGGCGGCACGCGTGCGCGGCAGCGCGCCGGACTCGTGCGCGGCCTGGGCCTGGGCGAGCTGGCGGCCCGAGGCGAGGCGCAGAATGTCGGCGCGCACCGCCTCGGCGTTGGGCGTGGAGAGGTACTCGAGCTTGACGTTCGCGTCGAGCCCCGCCCCGACGACCTCGAGCTTGGCCGCGCCGAGCAGTCGCGCGATCATCGGGCGGGTGAGGTTGACGCCCTGCACACGATCCAGCGGAGCCCGGCGATGCGTGCGGAACAGGATGCCGGTGCGCACCTCCACGTCGTCACCGGTGATGCGGAACGTGTGGAATCGCCACGAGACGTAGAACCAGCCGAGCAGCAGCGCGAGCACCGCGAGGATCACGAGCCCCGCCACGACGATCAGGTTGTTGGACACGACGTAGTCCACCGGGTCGCCCTCGTACTGCTCGAAGTCGCTGAAGCCGGGGATGAGCCACCCGATCACCCGGTCGCGCAGGTTCGCGATGACGATGCCGATCACGACGACGAGGAACAGTCCCCCGCGCAGCACCGGGGTGAGCGGGTGCAGGCGGTGCCACTCGCCGTCGCTGAGCGGCGAGCGGACGTCGGCGACGGCCGACGGGTCGGTCACAGCCCGGTCCGTCGGGTCTCGGCCACCGCGATGAGCGTGTCGCGCAGCTGTTCGGCCGCGGCCTGGGTGAGGCCCGGGATGGTGACGCCGGTCGCGGCGGCGGCGGTGACGAGCTTGAGCTGCGCGATCCCGAACCCGCGATCCAGCGGGCCGTGCGTGATGTCGACCAGCTGCATGCGGCCGTACGGGACGGCGACCATGCGCTGCCAGAGGATGCCGCGGCGGAAGACCAGGTCGTCCTCGCGCAGCTGGTATCCGATCGAGCGCGCCTGACGCGGCAGGATCGCGAGCGTCCACAGCGTGATGACGGCGACGACGCCGGCGGGGATCCACACCCACGGCTGATGCAGCACGAGGCCGACGACGAGCGCGACGGCGACGATCAGCGCGAGGAAGGCGACCGTCGAGATGAGCTGGACGATGACGTAGTTGCGCGAGATCTGGTGCCAGACCCCGTCTCCGAGCGGCAGACGTCCCGCACCGCGCGGCTCGAGGATCGTGTCGTACGTCCCGGCAT from Microbacterium aurum carries:
- a CDS encoding PH domain-containing protein — its product is MTDPSAVADVRSPLSDGEWHRLHPLTPVLRGGLFLVVVIGIVIANLRDRVIGWLIPGFSDFEQYEGDPVDYVVSNNLIVVAGLVILAVLALLLGWFYVSWRFHTFRITGDDVEVRTGILFRTHRRAPLDRVQGVNLTRPMIARLLGAAKLEVVGAGLDANVKLEYLSTPNAEAVRADILRLASGRQLAQAQAAHESGALPRTRAAAAAVTAGLTGLIDGAEQPVEEPASVVHIPPGRLIASHLLSGATIGLLVLITIVIVGAVVGTPWVLFTIVPTIIGFGAYWFRSITRSLRYSIAPTSSGVRITFGLFTTITETLPPGRVHAFEIRQPVMWRGFGWWSIRVNRLSGRSATDTQSQQFAEVLPVGTQADVERVLRLFLPGISPEQWQELVTNGLLGPAAGDPYTTTPRRARWLRPLSWRRNGFLLTPDALLLRHGVFWRSLVILPLARLQSVRISQGPVDRALRVANLTGHTVLGQVSGTLGIVDRDDAYAVWQQVAKDAVAAAAGDRSHRWDAEVEVGADAAAAGVAGVAGAAGVAGADAVDSGAGA
- a CDS encoding PH domain-containing protein is translated as MTTSPDLPHPPSPDSASPTTTDALETAPDAAGAATALDAGTYDTILEPRGAGRLPLGDGVWHQISRNYVIVQLISTVAFLALIVAVALVVGLVLHQPWVWIPAGVVAVITLWTLAILPRQARSIGYQLREDDLVFRRGILWQRMVAVPYGRMQLVDITHGPLDRGFGIAQLKLVTAAAATGVTIPGLTQAAAEQLRDTLIAVAETRRTGL